From a region of the Fischerella sp. JS2 genome:
- a CDS encoding sucrose synthase: MSELIQAVLESEEKNDLRSFLSELRHQDKKYLLRNDILNVYSEYCTNYQKPEHFNASSNLGKLIYYTQEIIQDISGFCFIIRPKIATQEVYRLTDDLNVESMSVQELLDLRDRLVNRFHPNEGDLLELDFGPFYDYSPVLRDPKNIGKGVQLLNRYLSSKLFQDPKQWQESLFIFLNLHQYNGIQLLINNRIQSQQQLSQQIKAAIAFVSSRPSQEPYEEFRFQLQTMGFEPGWGNTAARVQESLEMLDQLIDSPDPQTLEAFISRIPMIFRIVLVSTHGWFGQEGVLGRPDTGGQVVYVLDQARNLETQLQEDALLAGLEGLNVQPKVIILTRLIPNSEDTLCNQRLEKVHGTENAWILRVPLREFNPNMTQNWISRFEFWPYLETYAIDAEKELLAEFQGRPDLIVGNYSDGNLVAFLLARRLDVTHCIIAHALEKSKYLFSNLYWQDLEDKYHFSLQFTADLLVMNAANFIISSTYQEIVGTPDSIGQYESYKCFTMPDLYHVVNGIELFSPKFNVVPPGVNENYFFPYTCTEDRVESDRRRIEEMLFTLEDSAHIFGKLDDPSKRPLFSMARLDRIKNLTGLAECFGQSQELQEYCNLILVAGKLRVEESTDNEEREEIVKLYRIIEQYNLQGKIRWLGVRLSKTDSGEVYRVIADHQGIFVQPALFEAFGLTILEAMISGLPTFATQFGGPLEIIQDQVNGFYINPTNLEETATKILNFVSKCEQNPNYWCEVSQQAMNRVYSTYTWKIHSNKLLSLARIYGFWNFISKQNREDLLRYIEALFYLIYKPRAQQLLEQHKYR, translated from the coding sequence ATGTCTGAATTAATTCAAGCAGTCCTCGAAAGCGAAGAAAAAAATGATTTGCGCTCATTTCTGAGTGAATTACGCCATCAAGACAAAAAATACCTACTGCGGAATGATATATTGAATGTATACAGCGAATATTGTACGAATTACCAAAAACCTGAGCATTTTAACGCTTCATCAAACTTAGGTAAACTCATCTATTACACTCAAGAAATCATTCAAGATATTTCTGGCTTTTGCTTTATTATTCGCCCTAAAATTGCCACTCAAGAGGTTTATCGACTAACGGATGATTTGAATGTTGAATCGATGAGTGTGCAGGAACTTTTGGATCTGCGCGATCGCTTAGTAAATCGCTTCCATCCCAACGAAGGCGACTTGTTGGAATTGGATTTTGGTCCGTTTTACGACTACTCCCCAGTTTTACGCGACCCAAAAAATATCGGCAAGGGAGTACAATTACTCAACCGTTACTTATCAAGCAAACTCTTCCAAGATCCCAAGCAATGGCAGGAAAGTTTATTTATTTTCTTGAATTTGCACCAATATAACGGCATCCAGCTACTGATAAATAATCGCATTCAATCTCAACAGCAACTTTCTCAACAAATAAAAGCTGCGATCGCTTTCGTTAGTAGTCGCCCCAGTCAAGAACCCTACGAAGAATTTCGGTTCCAATTGCAAACGATGGGCTTTGAACCAGGTTGGGGTAATACCGCCGCCCGTGTGCAGGAAAGCCTTGAGATGCTTGATCAATTGATCGATTCTCCCGATCCCCAAACCTTAGAAGCCTTCATTTCCCGCATCCCGATGATTTTTAGAATCGTCTTGGTGTCTACCCACGGGTGGTTTGGACAAGAGGGAGTATTAGGGCGTCCTGATACTGGCGGTCAAGTCGTGTATGTTCTTGACCAAGCTAGAAATCTAGAAACGCAGTTGCAAGAAGATGCCCTACTTGCAGGCTTAGAAGGATTGAATGTCCAGCCAAAAGTAATTATTCTCACCCGCCTCATCCCCAATAGTGAGGATACACTTTGCAATCAACGTCTAGAAAAGGTTCACGGAACAGAAAATGCTTGGATTTTACGTGTACCTTTGCGGGAATTTAATCCTAATATGACGCAAAACTGGATTTCTCGATTTGAGTTTTGGCCTTATCTAGAAACCTATGCGATCGACGCAGAAAAAGAACTACTGGCAGAATTTCAAGGTAGACCTGACCTTATAGTTGGTAACTATTCAGATGGGAATTTAGTAGCATTTTTATTGGCGCGTCGTTTGGACGTTACTCACTGCATCATTGCCCATGCTTTGGAAAAATCTAAATATTTGTTCAGTAACCTTTACTGGCAGGATCTAGAAGATAAGTATCATTTCTCGTTACAATTCACTGCTGATTTGTTGGTGATGAATGCAGCCAACTTTATCATTAGCAGCACCTACCAAGAAATAGTCGGTACACCAGATAGTATCGGACAGTACGAATCTTACAAGTGCTTTACTATGCCAGATTTGTACCATGTAGTAAATGGGATTGAACTATTTAGTCCCAAATTCAATGTCGTACCGCCGGGGGTGAATGAGAATTACTTCTTTCCCTATACGTGTACTGAAGATCGAGTAGAAAGCGATCGCCGACGCATTGAAGAGATGCTTTTTACTCTAGAAGATTCTGCACATATCTTTGGCAAACTTGATGATCCAAGCAAACGCCCTCTGTTTTCCATGGCCCGTCTGGATCGGATCAAAAATCTCACAGGTTTAGCAGAATGCTTTGGTCAAAGTCAAGAATTACAGGAATATTGCAACTTAATTTTAGTTGCGGGTAAGTTGCGTGTGGAAGAATCAACAGACAATGAAGAACGAGAAGAAATTGTCAAACTCTACCGCATAATAGAGCAATACAATCTCCAAGGCAAAATTCGCTGGCTGGGTGTACGTCTATCTAAAACTGATTCTGGAGAAGTTTACCGCGTCATTGCTGACCACCAGGGAATTTTTGTGCAACCTGCTTTATTTGAAGCCTTTGGCTTGACAATATTAGAAGCAATGATTTCCGGATTACCTACTTTTGCGACTCAGTTTGGTGGGCCTTTAGAAATTATTCAAGATCAAGTCAACGGCTTTTACATCAACCCCACAAATTTAGAAGAAACAGCCACAAAAATCTTGAATTTCGTCAGTAAATGCGAACAAAACCCAAACTACTGGTGTGAAGTTTCTCAACAAGCCATGAACCGGGTTTACAGTACCTATACCTGGAAAATTCATAGTAACAAACTGCTATCGCTAGCACGGATTTATGGTTTCTGGAACTTTATTTCCAAACAAAATCGAGAAGATTTGTTGCGTTATATTGAAGCTTTGTTTTACTTAATCTACAAGCCCAGGGCGCAACAATTATTAGAACAGCATAAATATAGATAA
- a CDS encoding peptidoglycan-binding domain-containing protein: protein MSDMGLLITGVLTTGQPSLPNFPENLPVQLDNDINQSEQSQLSEVVPGNQITPPEFIPPDEQVSVVSLVIASDTLDDNTQLKDFGESGDSPVVAENAVVDSVEYSNVQPEFIPISEATTNDHSFLVAFTSTTQGQNINKYTTVPLKSVHHQPHYSAGGLPQSPRVRSKQPTDYRRVAKFPNSPSPALPILGFGHTGDAVRVLQRLLRSNGYSIQVDGIFGALTESAVKAFQNRRSLVSDGIVGQRTWRELTK from the coding sequence ATGAGTGATATGGGTCTACTGATAACGGGCGTGTTAACAACAGGACAACCATCTCTGCCCAATTTCCCGGAGAATTTGCCGGTTCAGCTAGACAATGACATAAATCAGTCAGAACAAAGTCAGTTATCTGAGGTTGTTCCTGGAAATCAGATCACACCACCTGAATTTATACCACCGGATGAGCAGGTTTCTGTGGTGTCGTTAGTGATCGCATCAGATACACTAGATGACAATACTCAACTCAAAGACTTTGGTGAATCCGGGGATTCTCCAGTTGTAGCAGAAAATGCTGTTGTAGACAGTGTTGAATACTCAAATGTACAGCCAGAGTTCATTCCTATCTCTGAAGCGACAACAAATGATCACAGTTTTCTAGTTGCTTTTACTTCCACTACTCAAGGTCAAAATATAAATAAGTACACTACTGTACCACTAAAGTCTGTTCACCACCAACCACACTATAGTGCAGGGGGACTTCCGCAATCGCCTCGTGTTAGAAGTAAACAACCCACAGACTATAGACGGGTAGCAAAATTTCCCAACTCACCTAGTCCAGCTTTGCCAATTCTTGGTTTTGGTCATACAGGTGATGCTGTTAGAGTATTGCAACGGTTGTTACGATCTAATGGCTATAGTATACAAGTGGATGGGATTTTTGGAGCTTTAACAGAATCAGCAGTCAAAGCTTTTCAAAATCGTCGGAGTTTAGTTTCAGATGGAATAGTAGGTCAAAGAACCTGGCGAGAGTTAACAAAGTAG
- the cax gene encoding calcium/proton exchanger, producing the protein MSVKNILFLVLLLFIPVSVAAYFLEWGDLIVFITAGLAILPLAAWMGTATEEIAVVVGPTLGGLLNATFGNATELIIAIIALKAGFVDVVKASITGSIIGNLLLVMGLAMLLGGLRHKEQTFQPIVARMNSAAMNLAVIAILLPTAMNFTSPGIGERTLQNLSLAVAVVLILVYALTLLFSMKTHSYLYDVGVAETEALEVANHKPNIWLWSGVLLVCTLLVAIESELLVDSLEAATSKLGLTALFTGVILVPIIGNAAEHATAVTVAMKDKMDLSLSVAVGSSMQIALFVAPVLVIVGKFFGQPMDLDFSPFELVAVAVSVLIANTISSDGKSNWLEGTLLLAAYILLGFAFYFYPVVDGIS; encoded by the coding sequence ATGTCAGTTAAAAACATTCTCTTTTTAGTTCTCTTACTTTTCATTCCGGTTTCTGTGGCAGCCTACTTTTTAGAGTGGGGAGATTTAATTGTTTTTATCACAGCTGGATTAGCAATTTTGCCCTTAGCAGCTTGGATGGGTACAGCTACAGAAGAAATAGCTGTGGTAGTAGGCCCGACTCTGGGAGGATTATTAAACGCTACCTTTGGTAACGCCACAGAATTAATTATTGCCATCATTGCTTTGAAAGCAGGGTTCGTAGATGTAGTCAAAGCCAGCATTACCGGCTCAATTATCGGTAATTTACTATTGGTAATGGGTTTGGCTATGTTATTAGGTGGACTGCGTCATAAAGAACAGACATTTCAACCAATAGTAGCGCGGATGAATTCAGCTGCTATGAATTTAGCGGTGATTGCTATTTTGTTGCCAACAGCAATGAACTTTACCTCGCCAGGAATTGGCGAAAGAACCCTGCAAAATCTTTCCTTGGCAGTGGCTGTTGTATTGATCCTCGTTTATGCCTTGACACTGCTATTTTCCATGAAAACTCACTCTTATCTTTACGATGTGGGTGTAGCAGAAACAGAAGCTTTGGAAGTTGCGAATCACAAGCCCAATATATGGTTGTGGAGTGGGGTGTTGCTGGTATGTACTCTATTAGTAGCAATAGAATCAGAATTACTTGTGGATTCATTAGAAGCAGCCACATCTAAGTTAGGGCTAACAGCGTTATTTACAGGGGTCATACTTGTCCCTATTATTGGCAATGCTGCTGAACATGCTACGGCTGTAACTGTGGCAATGAAGGACAAAATGGATCTTTCCCTTTCCGTAGCAGTGGGATCAAGTATGCAAATTGCTCTGTTTGTAGCTCCTGTGTTAGTAATTGTAGGGAAGTTTTTTGGTCAACCTATGGATTTGGATTTTAGTCCCTTTGAATTGGTGGCCGTGGCTGTATCAGTTTTAATTGCAAATACTATTAGCTCTGATGGTAAATCAAATTGGTTAGAAGGCACATTACTTTTAGCAGCTTACATACTCTTGGGATTTGCTTTTTACTTCTACCCAGTAGTTGATGGTATAAGTTAG